One window of Lacerta agilis isolate rLacAgi1 chromosome 14, rLacAgi1.pri, whole genome shotgun sequence genomic DNA carries:
- the AP1S1 gene encoding AP-1 complex subunit sigma-1A isoform X2 yields MMRFMLLFSRQGKLRLQKWYLATSDKDKKKMVRELMQVVLARKPKMCSFLEWRDLKVVYKRYASLYFCCAIEGQDNELITLELIHRYVELLDKYFGSVCELDIIFNFEKAYFILDEFLMGGEVQDTSKKSVLKAIEQADLLQEEDESPRSVLEEMGLA; encoded by the exons atgcgcTTCATGCTTCTCTTCAGCCGCCAGGGCAAACTGCGCCTCCAGAAGTGGTACTTGGCCACGTCAGACAAGGACAAGAAGAAGATGGTGAGGGAGCTCATGCAGGTGGTCTTGGCGAGGAAGCCCAAGATGTGCAGCTTCCTGGAGTGGAGGGACCTCAAGGTGGTCTACAAAAG GTATGCCAGCTTGTATTTCTGCTGCGCCATCGAGGGCCAAGACAACGAACTCATCACCTTGGAGCTCATCCATCGATACGTGGAGCTGCTGGACAAGTACTTTGGCAGC gtGTGTGAGCTGGACATCATCTTCAACTTCGAGAAGGCCTACTTCATCCTGGACGAGTTCCTGATGGGGGGAGAGGTCCAGGACACATCGAAGAAAAGCGTCCTCAAAGCCATTGAGCAGGCGGACCTCTTGCAGGAG GAGGACGAGTCGCCCCGGAGCGTTTTGGAGGAGATGGGCTTGGCATAG
- the AP1S1 gene encoding AP-1 complex subunit sigma-1A isoform X1 — MMRFMLLFSRQGKLRLQKWYLATSDKDKKKMVRELMQVVLARKPKMCSFLEWRDLKVVYKRYASLYFCCAIEGQDNELITLELIHRYVELLDKYFGSVCELDIIFNFEKAYFILDEFLMGGEVQDTSKKSVLKAIEQADLLQEVEEDESPRSVLEEMGLA, encoded by the exons atgcgcTTCATGCTTCTCTTCAGCCGCCAGGGCAAACTGCGCCTCCAGAAGTGGTACTTGGCCACGTCAGACAAGGACAAGAAGAAGATGGTGAGGGAGCTCATGCAGGTGGTCTTGGCGAGGAAGCCCAAGATGTGCAGCTTCCTGGAGTGGAGGGACCTCAAGGTGGTCTACAAAAG GTATGCCAGCTTGTATTTCTGCTGCGCCATCGAGGGCCAAGACAACGAACTCATCACCTTGGAGCTCATCCATCGATACGTGGAGCTGCTGGACAAGTACTTTGGCAGC gtGTGTGAGCTGGACATCATCTTCAACTTCGAGAAGGCCTACTTCATCCTGGACGAGTTCCTGATGGGGGGAGAGGTCCAGGACACATCGAAGAAAAGCGTCCTCAAAGCCATTGAGCAGGCGGACCTCTTGCAGGAGGTAGAG GAGGACGAGTCGCCCCGGAGCGTTTTGGAGGAGATGGGCTTGGCATAG
- the VGF gene encoding neurosecretory protein VGF, with amino-acid sequence MPCLHHLRRAAWLLSLCLLLAQSHLRAAALPTGRGQEEEARPGGGGGDNDRESPQPENSPAGRAILPGPLGPEDQKRGGPDEGDLFQDVDPKALAAVLLQALQAEAGKPSSGQSLNPEPSANEERVRSETKSSDAQEQPEKKAQGPGWGAGEDGGRKQEEQELEEQGEAGEISFGQQELDALKSMLEELQRYSSAAKRAEPPQGPEGPQEREDVLKELEEYERLRVHAKRSQAPPGGEPWDGARKLRQQQHLEHQLLQRRYEELAESRRQAEEARRAAAEEERLADMASDLLLQYLLKDGEEEEEDGRQGANAQEEDEEDDDDDQQQQRPSGIRRKGSGLLFEDEEGNVAEDKRSNEAPVEEEDDDDDIDPNTIDRLIELSSKLHLPADDVIDIINNVEKKKKEVPEVAPAGNKAKGPGAPPLPPPPARNKPKKAPAYAVYRPEPRPPQKPYYPPADYKSYHHRHLPKQNEAAWNEVLKGDEYPAPKWYPARPSGSSSSHRGGGGGGSSNYAGSNKISNYINPRTFQPPPYARYRGPFPGAVVPREEYYDDGQAREEEEDGGEDEELQNYIETMLMKRPKAFQ; translated from the coding sequence ATGCCGTGCCTTCACCACCTTCGCAGAGCTGCCTggctcctctctctctgcctcctcctggcGCAGTCTCACCTCCGCGCTGCTGCGCTCCCCACtggaagggggcaggaggaggaggcccgcccaggcggcggaggcggcgacAACGACCGCGAGTCACCCCAGCCTGAAAACTCGCCAGCCGGCCGGGCGATCCTACCGGGACCCCTAGGCCCCGAAGACCAGAAGCGGGGCGGCCCCGACGAAGGCGACCTATTCCAAGACGTGGACCCCAAGGCCTTGGCCGCGGTCCTCCTGCAAGCGCTCCAGGCCGAGGCCGGCAAGCCCAGCAGCGGGCAGAGCCTGAACCCGGAGCCCAGCGCCAACGAGGAGCGGGTGCGCAGCGAGACCAAGAGCTCCGACGCGCAGGAGCAGCCGGAAAAGAAGGCGCAGGGGCCGGGCTGGGGGGCTGGCGAAGACGGAGGCCGAAAGCAAGAGGAGCAGGAGCTGGAGGAACAGGGGGAGGCTGGGGAGATAAGCTTCGGGCAGCAGGAGTTGGACGCCCTCAAGTCCATGCTGGAGGAGCTGCAGCGCTACAGCTCGGCCGCCAAGAGGGCGGAGCCCCCCCAGGGCCCGGAGGGGCCCCAGGAGCGGGAAGACGTCCTCAAGGAGCTGGAGGAGTACGAGCGGCTGAGGGTGCACGCCAAGCGCAGCCAGGCGCCCCCGGGAGGAGAGCCCTGGGACGGGGCGCGCAAGCTGcgccagcagcagcacctggagcACCAGCTCCTCCAGAGGCGCTACGAGGAGCTGGCCGAGAGCCGCCGCCAGGCGGAGGAGGCGCGGAGGGCGGCGGCCGAGGAGGAGCGCCTGGCGGACATGGCCTCCGACCTGCTGCTCCAGTACCTGCTGAAGgacggcgaggaggaggaggaggacgggcgCCAGGGGGCCAACgcgcaggaggaggacgaggaggacgacgacgacgaccagcagcagcagcggccgaGCGGGATCCGCCGCAAGGGCAGCGGGCTCCTCTTCGAGGATGAGGAGGGCAACGTGGCCGAGGACAAGCGCTCCAACGAGGCGCCCGtcgaggaggaggacgacgacgacgacatcGATCCCAACACCATCGACCGCCTGATCGAGCTGTCCAGCAAACTGCACCTGCCCGCCGACGACGTCATCGACATCATCAACAacgtggagaagaagaagaaggaggtcCCCGAAGTGGCCCCCGCGGGAAACAAGGCCAAAGGGCCCGGAGCCCctcctctgccgccgccgccggcgcGCAACAAGCCCAAGAAGGCGCCCGCCTACGCCGTCTACCGCCCGGAGCCGCGGCCCCCGCAGAAGCCCTACTACCCTCCGGCGGACTACAAGTCCTACCACCACCGCCACCTACCCAAGCAGAACGAGGCGGCGTGGAACGAGGTGCTGAAAGGGGACGAGTACCCGGCGCCCAAATGGTACCCGGCCCGgcccagcggcagcagcagcagccacagaggaggcggcggaggcggcagcagcaactACGCGGGCAGCAACAAGATCTCCAACTACATTAACCCGCGGACTTTCCAGCCTCCGCCCTACGCGCGCTACCGCGGCCCCTTCCCCGGCGCCGTAGTGCCCCGGGAGGAGTACTACGACGACGGCCAGGcccgcgaggaggaggaggacggcggCGAGGACGAGGAGCTGCAGAACTACATCGAGACGATGCTGATGAAGCGCCCCAAGGCTTTCCAGTGA